The genomic interval CATCTGCTTGATCAGCGGCGCAGAAACCACCTGGTAGATATCGTTGGCGAAATAGACCAGGCACAGGAATATGACTAAAACTGCAATAATGCAGTTTAACAGGCGCTTACGCAGCTCAATGAGGTGCGTAATCAGCGGTTGAGTATCATCTACTGCCATGTTTACGCTTTATCACTCGACGAGGGGGATGATTCGGAAACGGACGCAGCGGGCTTCACTTCCGCCGTTTTTGCCACCGGCTCTTCCGGCTGCGCCTGTTTTTTCACTTCGGTTTCCTGCGGCGTCTGCTCTGGCGCGGCAGCCTGATGTTCAGCGCTGGCAGGCGTTACGCCCTCGCGCTGCTCCTCGCTGCCCTTCACCACCGGGTTATGGATGGTGTTCGCTTCGTCGCTCGCTTTTTCAGGATCGTTAACGCTATAGGAGCGTTTCATCGATTCCGCCGCTTCGCGCAGCTCATCCATTGACGCTTTCAGTTCCGGCGTCAGGTTATCCATGCTCGCCTTCTCGACCTTTTTCAGGCTTTCCTGAAATTCCTGCAGCTTAAGCTCCTGCGCCAGTTCATTTTGAACGGTCGATGCCAGCGATCTCAGCGCACGCACCCAGCCCGCAACGGTTTTCACTGCCACCGGCAGACGTTGCGGCCCCAGCACAATCAGGCCAATCACAAAGACCAGCAGGAGCTCACCAAAACCAATGTCGAACACGACTTACACCTGCTCTTTATCGTGGCGTTTAGCGTCTTCCTTTTTGGCTTCTTCTTGCTTATCGGCGATGGATTTAGCAGTAAAATCAGCGTCCTGGCTGGTTTTATCCTGCTTGCTCTCATCATCGCTCATCGCTTTCTTGAAGCCTTTGATAGACGCGCCCAGATCGGAACCAATAGAACCGAGCTTTTTGGTGCCAAACAGCAGCACGACGATGACGGCAATGATCAACAATTGCCAGATACTGATACCACCCATACATGTTCCTCAGGGATAGATGATTAAAGAGTCAGGTCGCATTATACGTATGCGACCCGTCGATAGCGACGCACGCTCAGCGCGTTTTTCGCCAGCCTGCTAGCCAGACTACCACCCCGCCAGCCATCAGCCAGGCGGGCATCATCTGCCAGTCCGGACGAGCGATCAGCAGCAGCGTACCGCTTAGCAGCAGCGTTGCGCCAATCCCAAAGAGATAGCGTGATTGTCCCTGACGAACGCGGCTGGACTGAAGTTCGCGGGCGATTTTATCCATACTGTGCTGAAGGTTCTTGCTCTGACGCAAACTGTCATAAACCAGTTCAGGAATTTCAGGCATTTTCTCTATCCAGAACGGGCCTTTCTCTTTCAGCGAGCGCACCAGCGCCGGAATGCCAACCTGATCCTTAATCCAGGATTCAAGGAAAGGTTTCGCGGTCTTCCACAAGTCTAACTGAGGATAGAGCTGTCGGCCTACACCCTCAACGTAAAGTAATGTTTTCTGAAGTAAAACAAGCTGTGGCTGAACTTCCATATTAAAGCGTCGAGCCGTGTTAAACAGGTTTAAAAGCACGTGCCCGAAAGAGATTTCCGCCAGCGGTTTTTCAAAAATCGGTTCACAAACGGTCCGGATCGCGAACTCGAACTCTTCGACGTTGGTGTCAGGCGGCACCCAGCCGGAATCGACGTGCAGCTCGGCCACCTTACGGTAGTCGCGGTTGAAAAACGCGATAAAGTTCTCAGCAAGATACCGTTTATCTTCTTTGTTCAGCGACCCCACAATCCCGCAGTCGATGCCGATATACTTCGGATCCTCAGGATGCTCATAGCTCACGAAGATATTGCCCGGGTGCATGTCCGCATGGAAAAAGCTGTCGCGGAACACCTGGGTAAAGAAGACCTGAACGCCACGCTCGGCCAGCAGCTTCATGTTCGTTCCCTGTTTCTCCAGGGCGACCACATCCGAAACCGGAATACCGTAGATACGCTCCATCACCATCATGTTCTGGCTGCAGTAGTCAGAATAGACTTCAGGCACATAGAGCATAGGGCTGTTTTCAAAGTTGCGACGCAGCTGTATGGCATTCGCCGATTCGCGCAGCAGGTTTAGCTCATCAATCAGCGTTTTTTCATATTCCCGCACCACTTCAAGTGGACGAAGGCGACGCCCGTCCGGCAGCAAGCGTGGTACCCAGCGCGCCAGACGATAAATCAGCTTCATGTCCGCTTTGATGACTGGCAGGATGTCCGGGCGAATGACCTTGATCACGACTTCTTTGCCGTTTTCTTTCAGGCGCGCTGTATGCACCTGCGCGATGGAGGCCGATGCCAGAGGCTGAATATCGAAATCATCAAACCAGGTTTCGACGGGTACATTCCCCATCGCCTCTTCGATTTGTTTTTTCGCTCGCGCGCCGTCAAACGGTGCGACGCGATCCTGCAGCATCGCGAGCTCATCGGCAATGAGAGGCGGGAAGAGATCGCGGCGGGTCGACAGCATCTGCCCGAACTTAATCCAAACCGGACCGAGCTCCTGCAGCGCCAGACGCAGACGCTCACCCAGCGGTTGACCTTTATGGCGATTGGGCATCCAGAACAGCATCCGCCGCCAGATACGAAGCGGCAGCGTGATACGCATTTTGGGGATAAGCTCGTCGAGCCCGTAGCTCAAAAAGGTGCGAATAATAAAATAGAGGCGCCGAATTTCACCAGGCGTCATTTGCCCTCCAGTTTTTCCAGCCGTTTGGTTAACGCATCAACCGCACGTTCAACAGCAGCGGTCTCTTCCGCAAACCATGCAACTTCCAGTGGCCCGGGCGCCATTCGCCACTCCTCAGTCAGTACTTCAGCCGCATAGCGTTGCTGGCGCTGGAGGCTTTTACGCGCAAAGGAGGTGCCACCATGAAGGACTTTCCCGATGCCTTCGGCGGCAATGTCGCCGATAAAAGGCGCGAGCAGCTCAGCCGGATCGAACTCCGCCAGATCGGTGAGCGCAACGAAGTTCTGCACGACCTGAATGTCGCCTTCCACTTCCAGCTCACCGCTGCGGATAAGCGCCGTTAATTGCTGACGATCGCGCAGTTTTGGCAGCACGCTCATGTGCGTGATGACCGAGCAGTCGGCTTCACCTTCCCACTCCCCCAGTACGTCAAGCTGGCGTTCACTGAATACCAGCACAAGCGGCGTCGAGAGCTCTTTTAAAACAATACGTAATACCTTCCCGTTTAGCCGCTGACGTGCGGCTTTCAGCGCAGGAGCGCGATACAGAAAAGCGTTCAGTACATTCTCGATGCCTGCGGAGACTAAGGGTTTAAAGGGCACGGGACACCTCCACTCAGAATTTGTAACCGCGATGCAGCGCGACGACACCCGCCGTCAGGTTGAAATATTCAACGTTCTCAAATTCTGCATCCTGCATCATGGCTTTTAATGTGTCCTGATCCGGGTGCATACGAATAGACTCCGCCAGATAGCGGTAACTTTCAGCGTCGTTAGCCACCAGCTCACCAATACGCGGCAGCACGTGGAAGGAATAGGCGTCGTAGGCTTTGCTCAGCGGCTCAATGATTGGTTTAGAGAATTCAAGCACCAGCAGACGTCCACCCGGCTTCAGCACGCGGTACATGGAACGCAGCGCTTTTTCTTTATCGGTCACGTTACGCAGACCGAAAGAGATCGTGATGCAGTCAAAGGTATTGTCCGGGAATGGCAGGGCTTCGGCGTTTGCCTGCACATATTCCACATTCCCCACCACGCCGATGTTACGCAGCTTTTCGCGTCCCATTTTCAGCATGGAGTCATTAATATCGGCGAGAACAACGCGACCGGTTTCGCCCACCAGACGCGAGAATTTCGCGGTTAAATCGCCCGTACCGCCGGCTAAATCCAGCACCGTTTGTCCACGACGTACGCCGCTACAGTCAATGGTGAAGCGCTTCCACAAGCGATGAATGCCGAACGACATTAAATCATTCATCACATCGTACTTCGCCGCCACGGAATGAAATACGTGGGCCACCATGTCAGCTTTCTGCGCTTTGGCAACAGTCTGAAAGCCAAAGTGCGTTGTGTCTTGTGAATCGTCAGCCATCTCAGAGCCTGCTTATCAGTAAAATGTTCGTGAAGTGTAACAGATTGGGCGCGTTTGCCCTACGTTTCAACCACCGCGAAAGAAACGCGCTGGAGTCTCGTCTGGTGATAAATCCGCCGCTAACGTATTGTCTTCACTGTTTGTCTTTTGTTCGTCCGCACCTTCTCGCAGGCGAAACTCGTCGTCCCGGGCGGTGGCCTGTTCGACCAATTCCGGATTAATCTCGCGTTTAACCTCAACCCCCAGGCTGCGGAATGATTCGGCCTGTGCCAGCAGGTTGCCACGTCCGGAGGCGAGTTTTTTCATCGCCTGGCGGTAGTTATCCTGCGCACGATCCAGGCTCTGCCCGACTGAAGACATGTCGTCCACGAAGAGGCGCATTTTGTCGTACAGCTTGCTGGCGCGGTCGGCAATCTGCTGCGCGTTGCGGCTCTGGTGCTCGTAGCGCCAGAGGTTCGCAATGGTGCGTAACGCCACCAGCAGCGTGGTGGGGCTGACCAGCATAATATTATTTTTGAGCGCTTCCGTTATCAGTTCGGGCTGTCTGTCGAGTGCCAGCAGAAACGCGGGTTCAACCGGGATAAACATCAGGACATAATCCAGGGAGCGGAGACCCGGCAGCTGCTGGTAGTCTTTTCTGCCGAGCAGGCGAATATGATTACGCACGGAGGCAATGTGCTCCTGCAGCGCGGATTCGCGCGTGTAGTCATCGTCCGCATTAAAGTAGCGTTCATACGCCACCAGCGTCATTTTGGCGTCGATCACTACATCTTTACCCTGCGGCAGCCGCACAATCACATCCGGCTGCATGCGAGAGCGGGCATCGTTTTCGATACTCACCTGCGTTTCGTATTCGTATCCTTCGCGCAGACCAGAGGCTTCCAGGACGCGGGTCAGCACCACTTCTCCCCAGTTGCCCTGGGTTTTGTTATCCCCTTTCAGCGCACGGGTCAGGTTGACCGCTTCCTGCGCCATTTGCGCATTCAGCTGCTGGAGATTGCGAATCTCATGCGCCAACGTGTGCCGCTCGCGGGCTTCCTGACCAAAGCTGTCCTGCACCTGACGGCGAAAACCGTCCAGCTGTTCACGCAGCGGCGTCAGCAGGCTGTTCAGGCTCTGGCGGTTCTGTTCGTCAACGCGGCGGTTGCTGTGTTCGAAAATTCGGTTGGCGAGGTTCTCAAACTGTTCGCTGAGACGCTGCTCGCTGTTGATCATCTGGCGGATTTTGTCTTCC from Enterobacter sp. JBIWA008 carries:
- the tatB gene encoding Sec-independent protein translocase protein TatB produces the protein MFDIGFGELLLVFVIGLIVLGPQRLPVAVKTVAGWVRALRSLASTVQNELAQELKLQEFQESLKKVEKASMDNLTPELKASMDELREAAESMKRSYSVNDPEKASDEANTIHNPVVKGSEEQREGVTPASAEHQAAAPEQTPQETEVKKQAQPEEPVAKTAEVKPAASVSESSPSSSDKA
- the tatA gene encoding Sec-independent protein translocase subunit TatA; this encodes MGGISIWQLLIIAVIVVLLFGTKKLGSIGSDLGASIKGFKKAMSDDESKQDKTSQDADFTAKSIADKQEEAKKEDAKRHDKEQV
- the ubiB gene encoding ubiquinone biosynthesis regulatory protein kinase UbiB, coding for MTPGEIRRLYFIIRTFLSYGLDELIPKMRITLPLRIWRRMLFWMPNRHKGQPLGERLRLALQELGPVWIKFGQMLSTRRDLFPPLIADELAMLQDRVAPFDGARAKKQIEEAMGNVPVETWFDDFDIQPLASASIAQVHTARLKENGKEVVIKVIRPDILPVIKADMKLIYRLARWVPRLLPDGRRLRPLEVVREYEKTLIDELNLLRESANAIQLRRNFENSPMLYVPEVYSDYCSQNMMVMERIYGIPVSDVVALEKQGTNMKLLAERGVQVFFTQVFRDSFFHADMHPGNIFVSYEHPEDPKYIGIDCGIVGSLNKEDKRYLAENFIAFFNRDYRKVAELHVDSGWVPPDTNVEEFEFAIRTVCEPIFEKPLAEISFGHVLLNLFNTARRFNMEVQPQLVLLQKTLLYVEGVGRQLYPQLDLWKTAKPFLESWIKDQVGIPALVRSLKEKGPFWIEKMPEIPELVYDSLRQSKNLQHSMDKIARELQSSRVRQGQSRYLFGIGATLLLSGTLLLIARPDWQMMPAWLMAGGVVVWLAGWRKTR
- the ubiJ gene encoding ubiquinone biosynthesis protein UbiJ; the encoded protein is MPFKPLVSAGIENVLNAFLYRAPALKAARQRLNGKVLRIVLKELSTPLVLVFSERQLDVLGEWEGEADCSVITHMSVLPKLRDRQQLTALIRSGELEVEGDIQVVQNFVALTDLAEFDPAELLAPFIGDIAAEGIGKVLHGGTSFARKSLQRQQRYAAEVLTEEWRMAPGPLEVAWFAEETAAVERAVDALTKRLEKLEGK
- the ubiE gene encoding bifunctional demethylmenaquinone methyltransferase/2-methoxy-6-polyprenyl-1,4-benzoquinol methylase UbiE; translated protein: MADDSQDTTHFGFQTVAKAQKADMVAHVFHSVAAKYDVMNDLMSFGIHRLWKRFTIDCSGVRRGQTVLDLAGGTGDLTAKFSRLVGETGRVVLADINDSMLKMGREKLRNIGVVGNVEYVQANAEALPFPDNTFDCITISFGLRNVTDKEKALRSMYRVLKPGGRLLVLEFSKPIIEPLSKAYDAYSFHVLPRIGELVANDAESYRYLAESIRMHPDQDTLKAMMQDAEFENVEYFNLTAGVVALHRGYKF
- the rmuC gene encoding DNA recombination protein RmuC produces the protein MDISILIYAVIALVGLGIGWLISSYQHAQQKADQLAEREEMVADLSATKQQLALSEHWRDECELLNNELRNLRDINTSLEADLREVTTRLESTQLHAEDKIRQMINSEQRLSEQFENLANRIFEHSNRRVDEQNRQSLNSLLTPLREQLDGFRRQVQDSFGQEARERHTLAHEIRNLQQLNAQMAQEAVNLTRALKGDNKTQGNWGEVVLTRVLEASGLREGYEYETQVSIENDARSRMQPDVIVRLPQGKDVVIDAKMTLVAYERYFNADDDYTRESALQEHIASVRNHIRLLGRKDYQQLPGLRSLDYVLMFIPVEPAFLLALDRQPELITEALKNNIMLVSPTTLLVALRTIANLWRYEHQSRNAQQIADRASKLYDKMRLFVDDMSSVGQSLDRAQDNYRQAMKKLASGRGNLLAQAESFRSLGVEVKREINPELVEQATARDDEFRLREGADEQKTNSEDNTLAADLSPDETPARFFRGG